The following coding sequences lie in one Flavobacterium sp. 20NA77.7 genomic window:
- a CDS encoding mechanosensitive ion channel family protein, with amino-acid sequence MKVFDIAEPLLKNVNPTLALYANLVVNLLVLAIIAYVLDYVFKKVLIVILALIAIRTKSSFDDFLVANKTAKYIAHLVPLYYIYKKVPIVLDKFVYWEAFFGKLVKFNIIVLSILIIRSIFNSLKDYLKEQPKYKDKPIDSYIQVIMIMMWVYGAISFILILFDTTKGTLLTAFGSVSAIIILVFRDTILGFVASIQVTVNDMVRIGDWITVDKYGADGDVEEINLATVKVRNFDNTTSTIPTYSLISDSFRNWRGMINSDGRRIKRHILIKGNSVRFLKDEDIQRLKQISLITNYLDKRQHDIDKFNQSHNIDKSLQINGRNLTNLGVFRKYIQQYILSHPGINKDMLLMVRYLQPTEKGIPLEVYCFSNDKVWENYEYIMSDIFDHIVASIGYFDLELFELQPSKNN; translated from the coding sequence ATGAAAGTATTTGATATTGCTGAACCCCTTTTAAAAAATGTTAACCCTACTCTAGCGTTATATGCTAATTTAGTGGTTAATTTACTTGTTTTAGCTATCATTGCGTATGTATTAGATTATGTTTTCAAAAAAGTATTAATCGTTATTTTAGCCCTTATTGCTATTCGAACAAAGTCAAGTTTTGATGATTTTTTGGTTGCAAATAAAACAGCTAAGTACATTGCACATCTAGTTCCGCTTTATTATATATACAAAAAAGTCCCTATAGTTTTAGATAAATTTGTCTATTGGGAAGCATTTTTTGGCAAACTAGTAAAGTTTAATATTATTGTACTTTCCATTCTTATTATACGAAGTATTTTCAATTCCCTTAAGGATTATTTAAAAGAACAACCAAAATATAAAGATAAACCTATAGACAGCTATATCCAAGTCATTATGATAATGATGTGGGTATATGGTGCAATTTCTTTTATTTTAATCCTATTTGATACTACAAAAGGTACACTATTAACTGCTTTTGGTTCAGTTTCGGCCATTATTATCTTAGTATTTAGAGATACTATTTTAGGATTTGTAGCAAGTATTCAAGTCACTGTCAATGATATGGTTAGAATTGGAGATTGGATTACAGTAGATAAATATGGCGCTGATGGTGATGTAGAAGAAATCAACTTAGCTACAGTAAAAGTTCGTAATTTTGATAACACTACTTCTACTATTCCTACCTATAGCTTAATTTCAGATAGTTTTAGAAATTGGAGAGGGATGATTAATTCTGATGGTAGAAGAATTAAACGACATATTTTAATTAAAGGGAATTCTGTTCGCTTTTTAAAAGATGAGGACATTCAAAGATTAAAACAAATTAGTTTAATTACCAACTATTTAGATAAACGTCAACACGATATTGACAAATTTAATCAAAGTCATAATATAGACAAAAGCTTGCAGATAAACGGTAGAAACCTAACTAATTTAGGGGTTTTTAGAAAATACATCCAGCAATATATTTTGTCTCACCCAGGCATTAATAAAGATATGTTATTGATGGTTCGTTATTTACAACCAACTGAAAAAGGGATTCCGCTTGAAGTGTACTGTTTTAGTAATGATAAAGTATGGGAAAACTACGAATACATTATGTCTGATATTTTTGATCATATTGTGGCATCTATTGGTTATTTTGATTTAGAACTTTTTGAATTACAACCTTCAAAAAATAATTAA
- a CDS encoding NUDIX hydrolase, with amino-acid sequence MTKYISKIFLTVDVVVFNENRNEILLIKRKNNPFKDCWALPGGFVDENEDLEEAAKRELKEETNVTVSEVIQIGAFGKPGRDPRGHMVSIAFSAQLTSQQDIKPLDDAKEVKWFFINNLPDLAFDHEEIINKVIKI; translated from the coding sequence ATGACAAAATATATTTCAAAAATTTTCCTAACTGTTGATGTGGTGGTTTTCAATGAAAATCGTAATGAAATTTTATTAATTAAACGAAAAAACAACCCTTTTAAAGACTGTTGGGCGTTGCCTGGTGGTTTTGTAGATGAAAACGAAGACTTAGAGGAGGCGGCCAAACGTGAACTGAAAGAAGAAACAAATGTGACTGTGAGTGAAGTTATTCAAATTGGTGCTTTTGGAAAACCAGGTAGAGATCCGCGCGGACATATGGTTTCTATAGCGTTTAGCGCACAATTAACTAGTCAACAAGATATTAAACCTTTAGATGATGCTAAAGAAGTTAAATGGTTTTTTATCAATAATTTACCTGATTTAGCTTTTGATCATGAAGAAATAATTAATAAAGTAATTAAAATTTAA
- a CDS encoding glyoxalase, with protein MSAREEWLNQFKSMPFGNELASSLPEEKFQNQTLRPILKWQNELLLEVFRNYASKQKGVFFSLSPEKKEAYIENVIQKDIKFRNTIKGIVIGLFSLEEFQDYIKNSSNLNKRMMNLVIERLKSQSMVI; from the coding sequence ATGAGTGCTAGAGAAGAATGGTTAAACCAATTTAAATCAATGCCTTTTGGTAATGAATTAGCCTCTTCGTTACCGGAGGAAAAGTTTCAAAACCAAACACTTAGACCTATATTAAAGTGGCAAAATGAACTATTACTAGAAGTTTTTAGAAATTATGCAAGTAAGCAAAAAGGTGTATTTTTTTCACTCTCTCCAGAAAAAAAAGAAGCCTATATAGAAAATGTTATCCAAAAAGACATTAAGTTTAGAAACACGATAAAAGGTATCGTTATTGGTTTATTTAGTTTAGAAGAATTTCAAGATTATATAAAAAATTCATCAAACTTAAACAAAAGAATGATGAATTTAGTTATTGAGCGTTTAAAAAGCCAGAGTATGGTTATATAA
- a CDS encoding DUF2461 domain-containing protein — MTKLMLDQELFDFLNDLQANNNREWFAANKKQFQLQEQKAKSFFESIYSKLEQVDSIEKMQIFRIYRDVRFSKDKSPYKNHFSVGFSRTKPLLRGGMYLHIENNASFVGGGFWAPNADDLFRIRKEIELDASELNAIISADTFVTYFSCLKGEELKTAPKGFDKTHEAIALIRKKQFLLTRNFTNKEVLSPNFSEEVIQTFCAMRPFFDYMSDVLTTDLNGESLY, encoded by the coding sequence ATGACTAAGTTGATGTTAGACCAAGAACTATTTGATTTTTTAAATGACTTACAAGCAAATAATAATCGAGAATGGTTTGCCGCGAATAAAAAACAATTCCAGCTTCAAGAACAAAAAGCTAAATCTTTTTTTGAAAGCATTTATTCAAAATTAGAGCAGGTAGATAGTATTGAGAAAATGCAAATTTTTAGAATTTATAGAGATGTGCGTTTTTCAAAAGATAAATCGCCTTATAAAAATCATTTTTCGGTGGGATTTAGTAGAACAAAACCCTTGTTACGAGGCGGTATGTATTTACATATAGAAAACAATGCAAGTTTTGTTGGTGGTGGATTTTGGGCACCAAATGCAGATGATTTATTTCGAATAAGAAAAGAAATTGAATTAGACGCCTCCGAATTAAATGCTATTATTTCCGCTGATACTTTTGTTACTTATTTTTCTTGTTTGAAAGGTGAGGAGTTGAAAACTGCTCCAAAAGGATTTGATAAAACTCATGAAGCGATAGCACTTATTCGAAAGAAACAATTTTTGTTAACTAGAAATTTTACAAATAAAGAAGTTTTATCACCTAATTTCAGCGAAGAAGTTATTCAAACATTTTGTGCTATGCGTCCGTTTTTTGACTACATGAGCGATGTGTTGACTACTGATTTAAATGGTGAAAGTTTATATTAA
- a CDS encoding LTA synthase family protein, translating into MKTILKHYLVYKNIALFYLIIGFITRIVLLIHPITQSNFSFIDYVKIFIFGLLSDFFIFIFIGSLLWLYLLFLSNSKFKKPYGYYIFSFFILLFVYILSGKSILSEYGGVLPEIGLAFVGLKTLFFGLLLFVEKYRGKIRLALFSVTLFLFVLLIIQNAVSEFFFWNEFGVRFNFIAVDYLVYTNTVIGNIMESYPVVPLFTGVGILAIGTTYFIVKHSKSYLANLPDFSSKLKISLMQIGLICVAVFSIPFLAKQENTNNIFTNELQSNGTYKFYLAFKNSELDFIKFYDTLPENELKKYTTYQYNHTSTTQGNEMHKNVVLITVESLSAEFMKCYGNQENITPFLDELAQKSLFFTNLYATGNRTVRGLEAVTLCLPPTPGESIVKRLDNKNKFSTGSIFKEKGYQVKFLYGGDAFFDNMKDFFGGNGYDVVDKANFAANEVSFSNIWGVCDEDMAKKAIQVMNKEHKTGKPFFNHWMTVSNHRPFTYPEGKIDIPSDSKSRSGGVKYTDFALKQFFAMAEKQPWFKNTVFVIVADHCASSSGKTELPVDKYRIPAFIYAPGFIKPQQCHTLMSQIDLMPTAMSLLNFNYTSKFFGENVFSPLYQPRAFIATYQDLGYIKENHLTIISPVKKIKQFEIMPKTSNPFELYFNEKLLTSPNEKLKKETIAYYQTATSLLKAKKYQVTKK; encoded by the coding sequence ATGAAAACTATCTTAAAGCATTATCTAGTCTATAAAAACATCGCTTTATTCTATTTAATTATAGGATTTATTACCAGAATTGTATTGTTAATACATCCCATTACACAAAGCAATTTTTCATTTATAGACTATGTAAAGATATTCATTTTTGGATTACTTTCAGACTTTTTTATTTTCATTTTCATTGGAAGTTTGCTTTGGTTGTATTTATTATTTCTTTCCAATTCAAAATTTAAAAAACCGTACGGCTACTATATTTTTTCATTTTTTATACTTTTATTCGTTTACATTTTGTCTGGAAAAAGTATATTATCTGAATACGGAGGCGTTTTACCTGAAATTGGACTGGCATTCGTAGGACTTAAAACCCTATTTTTTGGATTGCTTTTATTTGTAGAAAAATATCGAGGAAAAATTAGACTTGCTTTATTTTCAGTTACCCTATTTTTATTTGTTCTTCTCATTATTCAAAATGCGGTAAGCGAATTTTTCTTTTGGAATGAATTTGGGGTTCGTTTTAATTTCATAGCCGTAGATTACTTGGTTTACACCAACACTGTAATTGGCAATATAATGGAGTCATATCCTGTTGTTCCTTTATTTACAGGTGTAGGTATATTGGCAATAGGTACTACCTATTTTATTGTAAAACATTCAAAGTCATATTTAGCAAATTTACCAGATTTTAGTAGTAAACTTAAAATTTCTCTAATGCAAATAGGGTTGATTTGTGTTGCGGTTTTTAGCATTCCTTTTTTAGCTAAACAAGAAAATACAAATAATATATTTACAAATGAACTGCAAAGCAATGGAACTTATAAATTTTATTTGGCTTTCAAAAATAGCGAATTAGATTTTATAAAATTTTATGACACATTACCAGAAAATGAGCTGAAAAAATATACCACTTATCAATACAACCATACTTCAACTACACAAGGTAATGAAATGCATAAAAATGTGGTTTTAATTACGGTTGAAAGTTTAAGTGCTGAGTTTATGAAATGTTATGGAAATCAAGAAAACATTACACCTTTTTTAGATGAATTAGCTCAAAAAAGCTTGTTTTTCACTAATTTATATGCCACAGGTAATAGAACCGTTAGAGGGCTAGAAGCCGTTACTTTGTGCTTACCTCCTACTCCTGGAGAAAGCATTGTAAAACGCCTTGATAACAAAAACAAATTTAGCACAGGAAGTATCTTTAAAGAGAAGGGCTATCAAGTTAAGTTTTTGTATGGTGGAGATGCCTTCTTTGATAATATGAAAGATTTTTTTGGAGGAAACGGGTACGATGTAGTTGATAAAGCAAATTTTGCAGCTAATGAAGTAAGTTTTTCAAATATTTGGGGAGTCTGTGATGAAGATATGGCTAAAAAAGCAATCCAAGTAATGAATAAAGAGCATAAAACCGGAAAACCATTTTTTAATCATTGGATGACTGTAAGTAATCATAGACCATTTACCTATCCAGAAGGAAAAATTGACATTCCATCCGATTCAAAATCAAGAAGTGGTGGTGTAAAATATACTGATTTTGCATTAAAACAATTTTTTGCCATGGCCGAAAAGCAGCCTTGGTTTAAAAATACGGTTTTTGTTATCGTTGCAGATCATTGTGCATCAAGTTCAGGAAAAACAGAACTTCCTGTTGATAAATATAGAATTCCCGCCTTCATATATGCACCAGGATTTATCAAGCCTCAACAATGCCATACGTTGATGTCACAAATAGATTTAATGCCTACCGCAATGAGTTTGCTTAACTTCAATTATACCTCTAAATTTTTTGGAGAAAATGTATTTAGTCCTTTGTATCAACCAAGAGCGTTTATTGCAACCTATCAGGATTTAGGGTATATAAAAGAAAATCATTTAACAATTATTTCTCCTGTAAAAAAAATAAAACAATTTGAAATAATGCCTAAGACTTCAAATCCATTTGAACTCTATTTCAATGAAAAGTTACTTACTTCACCAAATGAAAAACTAAAAAAAGAAACAATTGCGTATTATCAAACGGCAACTTCTTTATTAAAAGCAAAGAAATATCAAGTAACTAAAAAATAA
- the fabG gene encoding 3-oxoacyl-[acyl-carrier-protein] reductase, whose protein sequence is MKLLEGKVAIITGASRGIGKGIAEIFAQHGAHVAFTYSSSVESAMALENELKKLGVNAKGYQSNAANFDEAQKLVDDVITDFGTVDILINNAGVTKDNLLMRMSEEDFDAVIEINLKSVFNMTKAVQKIMLKNRIGSIINMSSVVGVKGNAGQANYAASKAGMIGFTKSIALELGSRNIRCNAIAPGFIETEMTAKLNEDVVKGWRESIPLKRGGSPEDIANVCVFLASDMSAYVTGQVLNVDGGMLT, encoded by the coding sequence ATGAAATTATTAGAAGGAAAAGTAGCCATAATAACTGGTGCTAGTAGAGGTATTGGTAAAGGAATTGCCGAAATATTTGCGCAACATGGTGCTCATGTAGCTTTTACATATAGCTCATCTGTAGAATCGGCAATGGCTTTAGAAAATGAATTGAAAAAATTAGGGGTAAATGCCAAAGGGTATCAATCTAATGCTGCAAATTTTGATGAAGCACAAAAATTAGTAGATGATGTTATAACTGATTTTGGTACCGTTGATATTTTAATTAATAATGCAGGAGTAACAAAAGATAATTTATTAATGAGAATGTCTGAAGAAGATTTTGATGCTGTAATTGAAATCAATCTTAAGTCTGTATTTAATATGACAAAAGCAGTGCAAAAAATCATGTTAAAAAATAGAATAGGATCTATCATAAACATGAGTAGCGTTGTAGGTGTTAAAGGCAATGCTGGTCAAGCTAATTATGCAGCATCTAAAGCAGGTATGATTGGATTTACAAAATCAATCGCACTTGAATTAGGTTCAAGAAATATCCGTTGCAATGCTATTGCTCCAGGATTTATAGAAACTGAAATGACTGCAAAATTAAATGAAGATGTTGTTAAAGGTTGGAGAGAATCTATTCCTTTAAAGCGAGGCGGTTCACCAGAAGATATTGCGAATGTTTGTGTGTTTTTAGCTTCTGATATGAGCGCTTATGTTACAGGACAAGTATTAAATGTTGATGGTGGAATGTTAACTTAA
- a CDS encoding cytochrome-c peroxidase: MKKQNLLLALFSSFLFISCNKDDNYETLPTDSYPNVIATFGTNLDLNNLQNYANQTVPAYITKDNSNGNVITDKAATLGRVLFYDKKLSTSNTIACASCHKQALAFGDDAIASQGVNATTGRHSMRLVNNRFATELKYFWDERAANLETQTTMPIKDHGEMGYSGLNGDQSFSDLIVKLSAIGYYKELFKFVYGTETITEARIQNALAQFIRSIQSFDSKYDVGRATAPNDGAPFANFTAQENQGKNLFLTPPTFNANGSRTGGGLGCAGCHRAPEFDIDPLTKNNGIIGVIGSAGTIDVTNTKAPSLRDLINPSGTLNGRLMHTANFTSLQQAIGHYGNINIAPGNTNLDPRLTPGGIGQQLNLTNTEVQAVVAFLQTLTGTNVYTNTKWSNPFPN, from the coding sequence ATGAAAAAACAAAATTTACTATTAGCCTTATTTTCATCTTTTTTATTTATTTCTTGTAATAAAGATGATAATTATGAAACCCTCCCGACCGATTCTTATCCAAATGTAATTGCAACCTTTGGAACTAATTTGGATTTAAATAATTTACAAAATTATGCGAATCAAACAGTACCCGCTTATATAACAAAAGACAATTCAAATGGGAATGTAATTACTGATAAAGCAGCAACGTTAGGTCGTGTTTTATTTTATGACAAGAAATTATCAACAAGTAACACCATTGCTTGCGCAAGTTGCCACAAACAAGCATTAGCCTTTGGTGATGATGCTATTGCTAGTCAAGGAGTAAATGCAACAACCGGGAGACATTCTATGCGTTTAGTTAATAACCGTTTTGCAACAGAACTTAAGTATTTTTGGGATGAACGCGCAGCCAATTTAGAAACACAAACTACTATGCCAATTAAAGACCATGGAGAAATGGGTTATAGTGGCTTAAATGGAGACCAGTCTTTTTCAGATTTAATAGTTAAATTAAGTGCAATTGGTTACTACAAAGAACTTTTTAAATTTGTTTATGGAACAGAAACAATTACTGAAGCTAGAATTCAAAATGCATTAGCACAATTCATTAGAAGTATTCAATCTTTTGATTCAAAATATGATGTAGGTCGTGCAACTGCACCTAATGACGGTGCGCCATTTGCAAATTTCACAGCACAAGAAAATCAAGGTAAAAATTTATTTTTAACTCCACCTACATTTAATGCAAATGGTTCAAGAACTGGAGGAGGTTTAGGTTGTGCTGGCTGTCATAGAGCACCAGAGTTTGATATTGATCCATTAACAAAAAACAACGGCATTATAGGTGTCATTGGCTCAGCAGGAACTATAGATGTTACAAATACAAAAGCGCCATCTTTGAGAGATCTAATTAATCCGTCGGGAACACTTAATGGAAGATTAATGCATACGGCTAATTTCACCTCTCTACAACAAGCTATTGGCCATTATGGAAACATTAACATCGCTCCAGGAAATACAAATTTAGATCCTAGATTAACTCCAGGAGGCATAGGTCAGCAATTAAATTTAACAAATACAGAAGTTCAGGCTGTTGTAGCTTTTTTACAGACATTGACAGGAACAAATGTTTATACAAATACAAAATGGTCTAATCCTTTTCCTAATTAA
- the sucD gene encoding succinate--CoA ligase subunit alpha — protein sequence MSVLVNKNSKIIVQGFTGSEGTFHASQMIEYGTNVVGGVTPGKGGSTHLDRPVFNTVKDAVDKAGADTSIIFVPPAFAADAIMEAADAGIKVIICITEGIPVADMIKAYDFIKEKDCRLVGPNCPGVITPEEAKVGIMPGFVFKKGKVGIVSKSGTLTYEAADQVVRQGFGITTAIGIGGDPIIGTTTKEAVELLMNDPETELIIMIGEIGGQLEADAAKWIKADGNRKPVVGFIAGETAPKGRTMGHAGAIVGGADDTAEAKKRIMKENGIYVVDSPAEIGKKVKEILG from the coding sequence ATGAGTGTTTTAGTAAATAAAAATTCAAAAATAATTGTTCAAGGTTTTACAGGAAGTGAAGGTACATTTCATGCCTCACAAATGATTGAATATGGAACAAACGTTGTAGGTGGTGTAACACCAGGAAAAGGCGGTTCAACACATTTAGATCGTCCTGTTTTTAATACTGTTAAAGATGCTGTTGATAAAGCAGGAGCAGATACGTCAATTATCTTTGTTCCACCAGCATTTGCTGCTGATGCTATTATGGAAGCTGCTGATGCGGGTATTAAAGTAATTATTTGTATCACTGAAGGAATTCCTGTAGCTGATATGATTAAAGCTTATGATTTTATAAAAGAAAAAGATTGTAGATTAGTTGGCCCTAACTGTCCAGGAGTAATCACTCCAGAAGAAGCAAAAGTAGGTATTATGCCAGGTTTTGTTTTCAAAAAAGGTAAAGTAGGTATTGTTTCAAAATCGGGTACATTAACCTATGAGGCTGCAGATCAAGTTGTTCGTCAAGGTTTTGGAATTACAACAGCTATTGGTATTGGTGGTGACCCAATTATTGGAACAACTACAAAAGAAGCAGTTGAACTATTAATGAATGATCCAGAAACAGAATTAATCATTATGATTGGTGAAATTGGAGGTCAATTAGAAGCTGATGCTGCAAAATGGATTAAAGCTGATGGTAACAGAAAACCAGTTGTAGGATTTATTGCTGGAGAAACTGCCCCTAAAGGAAGAACTATGGGTCATGCTGGCGCTATTGTAGGTGGTGCAGATGATACTGCAGAAGCTAAAAAACGTATCATGAAAGAAAATGGTATTTATGTAGTGGATTCACCTGCAGAAATTGGTAAAAAAGTAAAAGAAATATTAGGATAA
- a CDS encoding UDP-3-O-(3-hydroxymyristoyl)glucosamine N-acyltransferase, translating to MKFNKVYTLRQIAEIINSKFIGADDFPVLGMNEIHVVEPGDIVFVDHPKYYEKALQSAATIVLINKEVACPEGKALLISDDPFRDFNVLTTYFRPFTSSSVAIAATAKIGEGTVIQPNCFIGNQVSIGKNCIIHANVTIYDHSIIGDNVIIHSGTILGADAFYYKKRAEGFDQLLSNGRVVIEDNVGIGALCTIDKGVTGDTTIGEGTKIDNQVHIGHDTRIGKKCLIAAQTGIAGCVIVEDEVTLWGQVGTTSGITIGEKAVVLGQTGVTKSIEGGKTYFGTPIEESREKLKQLANIKRIPGLIEKLK from the coding sequence ATGAAATTTAACAAAGTATATACGTTAAGACAAATTGCAGAAATCATCAATTCTAAATTTATAGGAGCTGATGATTTTCCTGTTTTAGGCATGAATGAAATTCATGTGGTAGAACCAGGCGACATTGTATTTGTTGATCATCCAAAATATTATGAGAAAGCCTTACAATCTGCTGCTACCATTGTTTTAATTAATAAAGAAGTAGCATGTCCAGAGGGAAAAGCCTTATTAATTTCTGACGATCCTTTTAGAGACTTTAATGTGCTAACTACTTATTTCCGACCATTTACAAGTAGTAGTGTAGCTATTGCTGCTACAGCTAAAATTGGCGAAGGAACGGTAATACAACCAAATTGTTTCATTGGAAATCAGGTGTCAATTGGAAAAAATTGTATCATTCATGCCAATGTAACCATATATGATCATTCCATCATAGGTGATAATGTAATTATTCATTCAGGAACTATACTTGGTGCCGATGCTTTTTATTATAAAAAGCGTGCTGAAGGCTTTGATCAATTGTTATCTAACGGTAGAGTAGTAATAGAAGATAATGTGGGGATAGGTGCATTATGTACAATAGATAAAGGCGTTACAGGAGATACAACTATAGGCGAAGGAACAAAAATTGATAACCAAGTGCATATAGGCCACGATACTCGTATTGGAAAAAAATGTTTAATTGCAGCACAAACAGGAATAGCGGGTTGTGTAATTGTAGAGGACGAAGTAACATTATGGGGTCAAGTAGGTACTACAAGTGGTATAACAATAGGGGAAAAAGCCGTAGTGTTAGGTCAAACAGGTGTTACCAAGTCAATTGAAGGTGGAAAAACGTATTTTGGTACCCCAATTGAAGAATCACGAGAAAAATTAAAACAATTAGCTAATATTAAGAGGATACCTGGTCTAATTGAGAAATTAAAATAA
- the efp gene encoding elongation factor P encodes MATTADIKNGLCIKFNHDIYKIIEFLHVKPGKGPAFVRTKLKSLTNGKVLDNTFSAGHKIDVIRVETHTFQYLYNEGVDFHFMNTESFEQITLNRDVLDAPDLLKEGTNVMVQINTETDMPIAVDMPPSIILEVTYAEPGVKGNTATNATKPATVETGASVNVPLFINEGDKIKIDTATGKYMERV; translated from the coding sequence ATGGCTACAACAGCAGATATTAAAAACGGGTTATGTATAAAATTTAACCACGATATTTATAAAATTATAGAGTTTTTACATGTAAAACCAGGAAAAGGACCAGCTTTTGTAAGAACTAAATTAAAATCTTTAACAAATGGAAAAGTATTAGATAATACATTTTCTGCAGGACATAAAATTGATGTAATTCGTGTAGAAACACATACATTCCAATATTTGTATAATGAAGGAGTGGATTTTCATTTCATGAATACCGAATCTTTTGAACAAATTACATTAAATAGAGATGTATTAGATGCTCCTGATTTATTAAAGGAAGGAACTAATGTAATGGTTCAAATTAATACTGAAACAGATATGCCTATTGCGGTTGATATGCCACCAAGTATAATTCTTGAAGTTACTTATGCAGAACCTGGTGTAAAAGGAAATACAGCAACTAATGCCACAAAACCTGCAACAGTAGAAACAGGTGCATCAGTAAACGTGCCTTTGTTTATTAATGAAGGAGATAAAATTAAAATCGACACGGCTACTGGAAAATACATGGAAAGAGTATAG
- the lpxA gene encoding acyl-ACP--UDP-N-acetylglucosamine O-acyltransferase — protein MNQPLAYIHPGAKVARNVVIDPFTTIHNNVEIGEGTWIGSNVTIMEGARIGKNCNIFPGSVISAVPQDLKFGGEDSLAIIGDNTTIRECVTINRGTVASGKTVIGNNCLIMATAHIAHDCHIGNNAIIVNGVALAGHVTVGNFAVIGGLAAVHQFISIGDHAMISGGSLVRKDVPPFTKAAKEPLSYVGINSVGLRRRGFTTEKIREIQDIYRTLYQKNYNTTQALSIIEAEMEATPERDDIIHFIRNSSRGIMKGYTGSAL, from the coding sequence ATGAATCAACCATTAGCATATATACATCCCGGAGCAAAAGTAGCTAGAAACGTAGTGATTGATCCTTTTACAACGATACATAATAATGTTGAAATTGGAGAGGGAACATGGATAGGCTCAAATGTAACTATCATGGAAGGCGCTCGAATTGGTAAAAATTGTAATATTTTTCCAGGATCAGTAATTTCTGCAGTGCCACAGGATTTGAAATTTGGAGGAGAAGATTCGTTAGCTATCATAGGAGATAATACTACTATTCGTGAATGTGTTACCATAAATAGGGGAACTGTTGCTTCTGGTAAAACTGTTATTGGAAATAATTGTTTAATTATGGCTACAGCACATATTGCTCACGATTGCCATATTGGAAACAATGCTATTATTGTTAATGGAGTAGCATTAGCGGGTCATGTAACGGTAGGTAATTTTGCAGTTATAGGTGGCCTTGCAGCTGTACATCAATTTATTTCTATTGGTGACCATGCAATGATATCTGGTGGAAGTTTAGTTAGAAAAGATGTCCCTCCTTTTACTAAAGCTGCAAAAGAACCTCTTTCTTATGTGGGCATTAATTCAGTCGGATTAAGAAGAAGAGGATTTACTACCGAAAAAATTAGAGAGATTCAAGACATATATAGAACCTTATATCAAAAAAATTATAATACTACTCAAGCGTTGAGCATTATTGAAGCAGAAATGGAGGCTACACCTGAACGTGATGATATTATCCATTTCATTAGAAATTCCTCACGTGGTATTATGAAAGGGTATACAGGAAGTGCATTATAA